The following proteins are co-located in the Lagenorhynchus albirostris chromosome 2, mLagAlb1.1, whole genome shotgun sequence genome:
- the RAP1GAP gene encoding rap1 GTPase-activating protein 1 isoform X1 produces MSGRKRSFTFGAYGGVDKSFTLHRSAWRSDGQNQRFPQALDLPRVDLAPSQTALLHPKNTDLFEMIEKMQGSRMDEQRCSFPPPLKTEEDYIPYPSVHEVLGREGPFPLILLPQFGGYWIEGTNHEITSIPETEPLQSPTAKVKLECNPTARIYRKHFLGKEHFNYYSLDTALGHLVFSLKYDVIGDQEHLRLLLRAKCRTYHDVIPISCLTEFPNVVQMAKLVCEDVNVDRFYPVLYPKASRLIVTFDEHVISNNFKFGVIYQKLGQTSEEELFSTNEESPAFVEFLEFLGQKVKLQDFKGFRGGLDVTHGQTGTESVYCNFRNKEIMFHVSTKLPYTEGDAQQLQRKRHIGNDIVAVVFQDENTPFVPDMIASNFLHAYVVVQAESGGPDGPLYKVSVTARDDVPFFGPPLPDPAVFRKGPEFQEFLLTKLINAEYACYKAEKFAKLEERTRAALLETLYEELHIHSQSMMGLGGDEDKMENGGGGGGFFESFKRVIRSRSQSMDAMGLSNKKPNTVSTSHSGSFAPNNPDLAKAAGISLIVPGKSPTRKKSGPFGSRRSSAIGIENIQEVQEKRESPPAGQKTPDSGHVSQEPKSENSSTQSSPEMPTTKNRAETAAQRAEVLKDFSRSSSSASSFASVVEEAEGVDGDDTGLESVSSSGTPHKRDSFIYSTWLEDSVSTTSGGSSPGPSRSPHPDAGKSGDPACPEIKIQLEASEQHMPQLGC; encoded by the exons AACACAGATCTGTTTGAGATGATTGAAAAGATGCAG GGAAGCAGGATGGATGAACAGCGATGCTCCTTCCCGCCACCCCTCAAA ACGGAGGAGGACTACATTCCCTACCCGAGCGTCCACGAG GTCCTGGGGCGAGAAGGGCCCTTCCCCCTCATCCTGCTGCCCCAGTTTGGGGGCTACTGGATTGAAGGCACCAATCACGAAATCACCAGCATCCCGGAGACAGAGCCGCTGCAGTCACCCACGGCCAAGGTGAAGCTGGAGTGCAACCCCACCGCCCGCATCTACCGCAAGCACTTTCTTGGCAAG GAGCATTTTAATTACTACTCACTGGACACCGCCCTGGGCCACCTTGTCTTCTCACTCAAGTATGATGTCATCGGGGACCAGGAACACCTGCGTCTGCTGCTCAG GGCCAAGTGCCGGACATACCATGACGTCATCCCCATCTCCTGCCTCACTGAGTTCCCCAACGTGGTCCAGATGGCAAAG CTGGTGTGTGAAGACGTGAATGTGGATCGATTCTATCCTGTGCTCTACCCCAAG GCCTCCCGCCTCATTGTCACCTTCGACGAGCATGTCATCAGCAATAACTTCAAGTTTGGAGTCATTTATCAGAAGCTTGGGCAG ACCTCCGAGGAAGAACTCTTCAGCACCAACGAGGAGAGCCCCGCCTTCGTGGAGTTCCTCGAATTCCTTGGCCAGAAGGTCAAACTGCAGGACTTTAAGGG GTTCCGAGGAGGCCTGGACGTGACCCACGGGCAGACGGGAACCGAGTCTGTGTACTGCAACTTCCGCAACAAGGAGATCATGTTTCACGTGTCCACCAAGCTGCCCTACACAGAAGGGGACGCCCAGCAG TTGCAGCGGAAGCGGCACATCGGGAACGACATCGTGGCTGTGGTCTTCCAGGACGAGAACACGCCCTTTGTGCCGGACATGATTGCGTCCAACTTTCTGCATGCCTATGTGGTGGTGCAGGCCGAGAGTGGGGGCCCCGATGGCCCCCTGTACAAG GTCTCCGTCACTGCGAGAGACGACGTGCCCTTCTTCGGGCCACCCCTCCCGGACCCTGCTGTGTTCAGGAAG GGGCCTGAGTTCCAGGAATTTTTGCTGACGAAACTGATCAATGCTGAATACGCTTGCTACAAGGCAGAGAAGTTTGCCAAACTAGAG GAGCGGACACGGGCCGCCCTCCTGGAGACGCTCTATGAGGAACTGCACATCCACAGCCAGTCCATGATGGGCCTGGGTGGAGACGAGGACAAGATGGAGaacggcggcgggggcggcggcttCTTTGAGTCCTTCAAG CGGGTCATCCGGAGCCGCAGCCAGTCCATGGATGCCATGGGGCTGAGCAACAAGAAGCCCAACACCGTGTCCACCAGCCACAGCGGGAGCTTTGCGCCCAACAACCCGGACCTGGCCAAGGCGGCTGGAATA TCCCTGATTGTCCCTGGAAAGAGCCCCACCAGGAAGAAGTCGGGCCCGTTTGGCTCACGCCGCAGCAGTGCCATCGGCATTGAGAACATACAGGAGGTGCAGGAGAAAAG GGAGAGCCCCCCGGCTGGCCAGAAGACCCCAGACAGCGGGCACGTCTCACAGGAGCCCAAGTCGGAGAACTCATCCACTCAGAGCTCCCCAGAGATGCCCACGACCAAAAACAG AGCGGAGACAGCAGCTCAGAGAGCAGAAGTGCTGAAGGACTTCTCCCGCTCCTCGTCCAGTGCCAGCAGCTTCGCCAGCGTCGTGGAGGAAGCAGAGGGTGTGGACGGGGACGATACAGGCCTG gaGAGTGTCTCATCCTCGGGGACGCCCCACAAGCGGGACTCCTTCATCTATAGCACGTGGCTGGAGGACAGTGTCAGCACCACAAGTGGGGGCAGCTCCCCAG gcccctctcGGTCACCCCACCCAGACGCCGGCAAGTCGGGGGACCCTGCATGTCCCGAGATCAAGATCCAGCTGGAAGCATCTGAACAGCACATGCCCCAGCTG GGCTGTTAG
- the RAP1GAP gene encoding rap1 GTPase-activating protein 1 isoform X2, with protein sequence MSGRKRSFTFGAYGGVDKSFTLHRSAWRSDGQNQRFPQALDLPRVDLAPSQTALLHPKNTDLFEMIEKMQGSRMDEQRCSFPPPLKTEEDYIPYPSVHEVLGREGPFPLILLPQFGGYWIEGTNHEITSIPETEPLQSPTAKVKLECNPTARIYRKHFLGKEHFNYYSLDTALGHLVFSLKYDVIGDQEHLRLLLRAKCRTYHDVIPISCLTEFPNVVQMAKLVCEDVNVDRFYPVLYPKASRLIVTFDEHVISNNFKFGVIYQKLGQTSEEELFSTNEESPAFVEFLEFLGQKVKLQDFKGFRGGLDVTHGQTGTESVYCNFRNKEIMFHVSTKLPYTEGDAQQLQRKRHIGNDIVAVVFQDENTPFVPDMIASNFLHAYVVVQAESGGPDGPLYKVSVTARDDVPFFGPPLPDPAVFRKGPEFQEFLLTKLINAEYACYKAEKFAKLEERTRAALLETLYEELHIHSQSMMGLGGDEDKMENGGGGGGFFESFKRVIRSRSQSMDAMGLSNKKPNTVSTSHSGSFAPNNPDLAKAAGISLIVPGKSPTRKKSGPFGSRRSSAIGIENIQEVQEKRESPPAGQKTPDSGHVSQEPKSENSSTQSSPEMPTTKNRAETAAQRAEVLKDFSRSSSSASSFASVVEEAEGVDGDDTGLESVSSSGTPHKRDSFIYSTWLEDSVSTTSGGSSPDAGKSGDPACPEIKIQLEASEQHMPQLGC encoded by the exons AACACAGATCTGTTTGAGATGATTGAAAAGATGCAG GGAAGCAGGATGGATGAACAGCGATGCTCCTTCCCGCCACCCCTCAAA ACGGAGGAGGACTACATTCCCTACCCGAGCGTCCACGAG GTCCTGGGGCGAGAAGGGCCCTTCCCCCTCATCCTGCTGCCCCAGTTTGGGGGCTACTGGATTGAAGGCACCAATCACGAAATCACCAGCATCCCGGAGACAGAGCCGCTGCAGTCACCCACGGCCAAGGTGAAGCTGGAGTGCAACCCCACCGCCCGCATCTACCGCAAGCACTTTCTTGGCAAG GAGCATTTTAATTACTACTCACTGGACACCGCCCTGGGCCACCTTGTCTTCTCACTCAAGTATGATGTCATCGGGGACCAGGAACACCTGCGTCTGCTGCTCAG GGCCAAGTGCCGGACATACCATGACGTCATCCCCATCTCCTGCCTCACTGAGTTCCCCAACGTGGTCCAGATGGCAAAG CTGGTGTGTGAAGACGTGAATGTGGATCGATTCTATCCTGTGCTCTACCCCAAG GCCTCCCGCCTCATTGTCACCTTCGACGAGCATGTCATCAGCAATAACTTCAAGTTTGGAGTCATTTATCAGAAGCTTGGGCAG ACCTCCGAGGAAGAACTCTTCAGCACCAACGAGGAGAGCCCCGCCTTCGTGGAGTTCCTCGAATTCCTTGGCCAGAAGGTCAAACTGCAGGACTTTAAGGG GTTCCGAGGAGGCCTGGACGTGACCCACGGGCAGACGGGAACCGAGTCTGTGTACTGCAACTTCCGCAACAAGGAGATCATGTTTCACGTGTCCACCAAGCTGCCCTACACAGAAGGGGACGCCCAGCAG TTGCAGCGGAAGCGGCACATCGGGAACGACATCGTGGCTGTGGTCTTCCAGGACGAGAACACGCCCTTTGTGCCGGACATGATTGCGTCCAACTTTCTGCATGCCTATGTGGTGGTGCAGGCCGAGAGTGGGGGCCCCGATGGCCCCCTGTACAAG GTCTCCGTCACTGCGAGAGACGACGTGCCCTTCTTCGGGCCACCCCTCCCGGACCCTGCTGTGTTCAGGAAG GGGCCTGAGTTCCAGGAATTTTTGCTGACGAAACTGATCAATGCTGAATACGCTTGCTACAAGGCAGAGAAGTTTGCCAAACTAGAG GAGCGGACACGGGCCGCCCTCCTGGAGACGCTCTATGAGGAACTGCACATCCACAGCCAGTCCATGATGGGCCTGGGTGGAGACGAGGACAAGATGGAGaacggcggcgggggcggcggcttCTTTGAGTCCTTCAAG CGGGTCATCCGGAGCCGCAGCCAGTCCATGGATGCCATGGGGCTGAGCAACAAGAAGCCCAACACCGTGTCCACCAGCCACAGCGGGAGCTTTGCGCCCAACAACCCGGACCTGGCCAAGGCGGCTGGAATA TCCCTGATTGTCCCTGGAAAGAGCCCCACCAGGAAGAAGTCGGGCCCGTTTGGCTCACGCCGCAGCAGTGCCATCGGCATTGAGAACATACAGGAGGTGCAGGAGAAAAG GGAGAGCCCCCCGGCTGGCCAGAAGACCCCAGACAGCGGGCACGTCTCACAGGAGCCCAAGTCGGAGAACTCATCCACTCAGAGCTCCCCAGAGATGCCCACGACCAAAAACAG AGCGGAGACAGCAGCTCAGAGAGCAGAAGTGCTGAAGGACTTCTCCCGCTCCTCGTCCAGTGCCAGCAGCTTCGCCAGCGTCGTGGAGGAAGCAGAGGGTGTGGACGGGGACGATACAGGCCTG gaGAGTGTCTCATCCTCGGGGACGCCCCACAAGCGGGACTCCTTCATCTATAGCACGTGGCTGGAGGACAGTGTCAGCACCACAAGTGGGGGCAGCTCCCCAG ACGCCGGCAAGTCGGGGGACCCTGCATGTCCCGAGATCAAGATCCAGCTGGAAGCATCTGAACAGCACATGCCCCAGCTG GGCTGTTAG